In Myxococcales bacterium, the DNA window GATCTCGGCGCAGCTCCGACAGAACCACGGTCGACGGCACGTGCAGACGTGCTTCGAGCACGAACATGGGGGTGCCGGTCAGGGGTTGGTGCACGACGCTCGTCTCGAGCGAGGCCACGTTCACGGCGCTGGCGGCGAGCACGGTCGTCACAGCCTCCACGATGCCGGGTTGGTCGAGGCCGGTGACCCGAAGCTCGTAGGCAAGGACCCCGCGGGTCGGCTCGGGGACCGCGGTGTCCCGAAAGCTGCAATCGAGGCCCAATGAGGTGGCCACCGCGCGCGCCGCGCTCTCCGCCTCGTCGAGCTCCGCCGGCGTACCGGACATCAGGACCAGCATCACGAACTCACCGCCGAGGACGGCCATGCGGCTGTCTTCGAGGTTTGCCCGACCCCGGTGGATGGCGCCGGAGATCCCCTTCACCAGGCCGGGCCGGTCGGGTCCTGCCGCGGTGAGCACCCTGAAACGCTTCGACATGGCCGGACTATGGCCCGACTTCTGGCGCGGGGCGAGCCCCCCCGCGCGCGTTCACTTCTCGTTGACGACCGAGCCCTCGGGGCGCAGCGGAATCACCTTCGTTGCGCTGGGCACGTCGGGATTCTGGGGATCCTCGCGGATCAGGACCACGTCTCCGTCGCGGATGCGGTCCACCCGCCAGTTGATCTCGTAGGCCCGGGCCGTGGTGGTGCTTGCCTGCACGACCTCGGCGCGACCGACGAACTGTCCACGCTGCACGACGTGACCCTTGCCCGTGGGGTCGACCAACATTGCCTTGGCCGGGTCGATACCGGTGACGATGCCGATCAGCTTGAGCTCGTCGACCGTGTACTGGTCGAGCAGGACCTCGCGCTGTGATTTGACCTTACCGCGGGCCTCTTGCACGAACATGTTCGCGAACGAGCGGAACGGATCGCGGCTCTTTTCGTTCTCGGCGAACTCGGCCTCCTGAAAATCGATCTTTGGCGGTCCGAGTCCTCCGTCCGCAGCGGCGGACCCCACCGGAGCTGCCACGGCCGGCGCCGCGGAGCCAGCGCCCGGCGCGCCGCTGCTCGGCCCCTTGCTGCTGCAAGCTGCGACGACCAGCGCGGTGATCAGAGACAGAGCAATGAGCGAGCGCTTCACTTGCCACCCCCGGGGGCCGGCGCGCCGCCCCGTTTGTCGGTCTTGGTCACCGCGTTCTCATCCAGCATCCGGAAGGCGGTGGCCAGCACCACGACCTTGACGACCACTTCACTACCGTCCTTGGTCTGCGGATCGGTCGCGGAGATGTTCTCCATGTTGATGATGCGGTCGAGTTGACCCACGCCGTAGAAGAACTTCGCGACCTGGTGGAATTTGCCGGAGAGCTCCAGCTTCATCGGGACGCGGGCGTAGAACTTGTCGGGGCTCTCTTCAGTGGGGGTCCAGGCCGTGAGGGACACGCCGGACACGTTGGCGACCGCCTGAATTGCGCTCAAGAACGACGGGTACTCCGTGTCCTTGGGCAGGATCTTCTCGAGCTCACGCGCGCGCTGCTGCCGCTCGGTCAGCTCCGCCAGGTCCTTCTGGTAGGCGAACTCGTTCTTGCGTGCTTCACCGAGCTCTTCGCGCAGCTGTCGTTCTTTGCCCTGGGCGGCCTTGATCGAGCTGGCGAGATCTCCGTAGAACACCACGAAGTAGGCGACGGCCACCAAGACCAAGAGACCGCTGCCGATGCCGAGCTTGGCAACGAGGGGGAGCCTGGCCAGGCTGCTCTCTTTGGCCATTAGTACCTCACCTGAGCTTCCAGCTCGAAACGCACGACTTCCATCTGCGTGTCCTTGTCCTTCTCGGTGCGCGCCGGCAACAGGCGGACGTCGAAGAAGAAGCTCGAGAGGCCCATGCGTCGGGCGAGCTCACTCACGTCCTCGCCGTCGCGCGCGATACCTTCGAGGCGAACCTTGCGCTGCTGTTCGACGAACTTCGTCAACCACAGCCGCCGGGCATCCCACGCCGGGTTGTAGACGGCGAGCGGGTTGTCCTTGCGGAGCTGGAGCAGGCGGTCCGGATCGACGCTGGGGCCGCGTCCGGGGGTCAACAAGCGCGCCAGCTCCAGCATGACGGAGGTCGGGCCAGTCCGGGCGCTCTGCAGCTTGGAGATGGCGTCCTCGCGGGCGCGCAGCTGTTCGAGCTTGTCCTTTACCTCTTTGTGGTTCGCCACGGCCTGACGCGCCCGGTCGATCTGCGTCTGCAGCTCCGCGTTCTTGCGGTTCTGATCCTTGAGCTCCTCGCTCTTGATGCTGTGGAACACGAACAGCGCGACGACCTCGAGCAAGAAGGCCACCAGGAGCGCGATCAGCCACAGCTGGCTGCCTTCGGTGCGTTCGGCGCGACGCTTCTGCGGGAGAAGATTGATCTTGATCACGCGCGCGACTCCTTTTCGTGACGGAGCGCTAGGCCCGCAGCAACGGAGAGCTGTGCGCCCCGCATCTGCAGCAGATTTGCGTCCACTTCCCGAGCCTCGACCTGCAAACGCTCGGCAGCGGACCAGACCTCGGTGGGCACTCGGGCGCGTCTCTCGACCGCCTGAGCCAGCTGAAGCATGCTGGAGGTCCCTCCCGTCACGTAGATGCGGGAGATTTCGCCTTCACCGCTGGTAGCCAGGTAGAAATCCAAGCTGCGCTGGATCTCGGCGGCGATGGCGTCGGTCACGGCTTCGATGACCTGCACCACCTGCTGCGGGACCATGCCCGCACGGTAGGGGTCGTTCGGATCGGCGGCTCCTCCGCACTTGTAGGCCTCGGCTTGCTCGTACTGCACGCCCAGCGCCTTCTGGATTTCGTCGGTGACGACGTTGCCCCCGTTGGCGATCTCGCGCGTGAACGCGCTGACGCCGTTGGCGATGATGTTGAGTGAGCACAGGCTGGCCCCGACGTTGATCAGGCCCAACGTCTGGTCGGGAGGCAGCCCCCGCGAATATTCGAAGATGTTCTGCACGGTGAAGGCGTCGATGTCGCACACGACCGGCTTCAGCTTCGCATCGCGCGCAAGCTGGGCATAGTCGTTGATCTGGTCACGCTTCGCGGCCACCAGGAGCAGCTCCATTTGGCTGGTCTCGGGCTTCTTGCGCAGGACCTGGTAGTCGACCTGCACGTCCTTGATGTCGAACGGGATGTGCTGCTCGGCCTCCCAGTGGATCTGCTCGTTGAGCTCCTCGCGAGTCATCATGGGCACGGTGATCTTGCGAATGATCACACTCTGGCCGGAGACGCTGATCGCGATCTCTTTCTGCTTTATTTTTGCGTCGTGGAATACCCGCATCAGTCCTTCGACGACTGCGGATGCATCCATGACCTGCCCATCGACGATGGTCTGAGGATTGAGCGGCGCGTAGCCCAGCCGCTGGAGGCCGAGCCCGCGCCGGCCCTCCTTGATTTGGACCACCTTGATCGAGCTCGTCCCAATGTCGACCCCGACCAGATTTTTGCCTTCACCCATGGAGCCTCGAGAGCTGAAGGGCTTCACCGAGGAAACCCGGCACAAATGGTTGCACCTCTGGATGAATAGCGCCAAGAAACGCGGGCCTCGTTTTTCACAGACCCCCTTGGGATGTTCGATAAGTGAGAGTCGAGCCGCAACTGTGGTTGAATCTCTCCCCTCTTTTTTTCGTCTTTCGCCGGGACCCGGTAAAGGCTATCGGGTACCCCTTTCCAGCGATGAACCGGATCGTCCCCGCCCTGGTGTGTGCCACGTTGCTCGCGTTTGCCTCCGCAAACGTCGGCGCGTCGCCTGCGTCGCGCGCCGTCCGCGGCGCACCGCGGGTGCACGTGGTTTACCCGGGACAGACCCTGGCCATGATCGCCAAGCGCTACAACGTGAGCGTAGACGCGCTGTGCAAGGCCAACCGGATCAGCAAAAAGAGCCGGATCCGTCCCAAGCAGCGGCTGGTCTTACCGAAGCGTGAGGGAGACACGGTCGAAGCGTCCGTCGAAAAATCACCGGCGGAGGAGAGCGACTCGGTCGAGAAGAGCGAAAAGGCCGAGAAGAAGTCGGCCACCGGCAAGCACGACAAGGCCGAGCGGGCCGAGAAGGCCGCCAAAGCCGACCGACGCCCGACCAAGACCAAGAAGGGGCACCTGGTCCTGCAGAGTTTCACTGGCTCGTGGCGGGGGCCGGTGTTCAAGCGGGGGAAGATCAACACCTCGGCCAGGACTGGCATCGAGAAGGTCCTTGCGGCCTGGCGTACGGGTCAGCATCAGCCCATCAACGACCGATTGATCCGGATGCTGGTCAAGGTCAGCGAACACTTCGGCAACAAGCCCGTCCGGGTGGTCAGCGGCTTCCGACCCTACACACCGTCGCAGTACACTCCGCATTCGCGCCATAACAGCGGTCACGCGGTGGATTTCAGCATTCCGGGCGTCTCGAACACCCAGCTCCGAGACTACTGCCGAACGCTGGCGAACGTCGGCTGTGGGTTCTACCCGAACTCCAGCTTCGTCCACATGGATGTGCGCGAAGCCAGCGCGTACTGGGTCGATTTCTCCGGGCCCGGACAGGCTCCTCGCTACTCGGACGCTCACGGGAAAGACCCGGGCGAGGCACGCGCCGCCGGCGAGCGCGAAGAGCCGACGACGGGCTCGGGCGACGGCTCGGGCGCCGACAGCGACGAGCAGACCTTCGATCCCGACGAGATCTGAGTCGCCGCCGAGCTAGCGGCTCAGCGAGTTTCGTCGTCCTGTTCGAGGCGTTTGGTCGCAAAGATCGCGGCGACGAACAGCCCGGTGATGCCAAAACACACCACCGCGACCTCGAGACCCATGGCCTCGGGCGGCATCACGAAATAGTCCGCCAAGAGCTCGAGCAAGAAGAAGAACACGAAGTAGCCGCCAACCCAGCGCGGGCGTTTCCACGCGCGAAAGCGGAAGCTGAACACCGACGTGAGCACCGAGGCGACGGACAGAGCGACGATGAAGGTGACCATCGCAATCACCGAACGAAATCGTCGTCGCGGGCGAGCGCCAGCTCGATGACCTTGGGGATCTGCTCAGCCTCGAGCCCACGCCAGAAGACCTGCCAGCGGGGCAGCCGCACGAAACCATCGGAGAAGCTCGTGTACCAGGCGGCGATGGGGTTGTCCGGCCGGGTGCGCCAGAACAACCGAGGAAAGTCCCGGTTCATCGCCTGCCAGAGGTCCCGGCCCATCCCCTCACCCTGGGCCACCGGGTCGACGGTGAACTTCGCCAGATAGGGCGCGACTTCCATCGCTTGAAGGATCGCGGCGCCGCGATAGTTCTCTTCCACATAGAGCGCGAGCGGTTCCTGGCTGAAGAAGTCAGGTTTGAGCGCGTGGCCGAAGCTCGACTCGAGCAATCCGGTGAGGCGCGCGGTGTCGACCCGTTCATACGACTCGAAGCGCCGGATGGCGGTGCCGCGCTTGATCAGGGTGCCGGCACCGCGCATCGTGAAGAGCTCGCGCAAGAGATCGAGGGGGGACGTGATGCTGACCAGGAGCTTCTCGTCGCTGCAGGACTCGAGCAGCTCACGAACGTGACCAAAGAGAGTGGCATCGGTCTTTCGCAGCAGGCGTTGGTCCGCGAGCAGCTCGGTATCGGTGCGCAGGTTGATCAGCGAGAGCCCCCGCGAATCGACGGACAGCAGGTTCTTTTCCGCAATGCTCAGGCTGCGTTCGCTGGTGAGGTGCAAGGGGCCGCGTCGTCGCAGGAGCACCAGCTTGCGGGTGTCGAGCTGCTCGGCCAGGCGCGCGAGCCAAGCCAGGCGCGTGTCGGCGGTGCTCGACTCTTCGTCGGCGAGCTGCACGATGGGCCAGCGACCGGCTCTGAGCTCGGCGGCGAGCACCTCGCTCGTCACCGGCTCGTGAGGGAGGTGTACGGTGCACGCGATCTGGGCGGCCTCGAGGCGCTTGACGAGCCGCTCCCGCGAGGCGGCGGCCTGCGCCGGATCGAACAGTCCGAGCACGATGGGAGCGCACAGCCCCAGGTCCGACAGAAAGCGCAGCTGCTCGGCGAAGGCCCCGAGCCCCTGGCGAATCACCGGCGCGCCGGGCGCGATGATGGCAAAACTCTCCTTCGGCAGGCGCTGAAACAGGCGCAGGTACAGCTCGGCCTCCGAGCGGCGCCCGACGCTCTCCAGAAACATGAGCACCGCCTCCGCCGTGGCGGGCAGGGCCGGAGTCAGCGCCGGATCGGGCGGTCTCACGGAGGCGGAGGCCATTTCCGCGCGCTCAGTAGCACGACGCGCGACCGGCGAGGGCGCCGACCCGTCGAGCTTCCGCGGCGGGAGCCCCGCAAACGCCCTGCCGGGAAGCA includes these proteins:
- a CDS encoding DUF882 domain-containing protein, coding for MNRIVPALVCATLLAFASANVGASPASRAVRGAPRVHVVYPGQTLAMIAKRYNVSVDALCKANRISKKSRIRPKQRLVLPKREGDTVEASVEKSPAEESDSVEKSEKAEKKSATGKHDKAERAEKAAKADRRPTKTKKGHLVLQSFTGSWRGPVFKRGKINTSARTGIEKVLAAWRTGQHQPINDRLIRMLVKVSEHFGNKPVRVVSGFRPYTPSQYTPHSRHNSGHAVDFSIPGVSNTQLRDYCRTLANVGCGFYPNSSFVHMDVREASAYWVDFSGPGQAPRYSDAHGKDPGEARAAGEREEPTTGSGDGSGADSDEQTFDPDEI
- the pilM gene encoding type IV pilus assembly protein PilM, coding for MGEGKNLVGVDIGTSSIKVVQIKEGRRGLGLQRLGYAPLNPQTIVDGQVMDASAVVEGLMRVFHDAKIKQKEIAISVSGQSVIIRKITVPMMTREELNEQIHWEAEQHIPFDIKDVQVDYQVLRKKPETSQMELLLVAAKRDQINDYAQLARDAKLKPVVCDIDAFTVQNIFEYSRGLPPDQTLGLINVGASLCSLNIIANGVSAFTREIANGGNVVTDEIQKALGVQYEQAEAYKCGGAADPNDPYRAGMVPQQVVQVIEAVTDAIAAEIQRSLDFYLATSGEGEISRIYVTGGTSSMLQLAQAVERRARVPTEVWSAAERLQVEAREVDANLLQMRGAQLSVAAGLALRHEKESRA
- a CDS encoding PilN domain-containing protein is translated as MIKINLLPQKRRAERTEGSQLWLIALLVAFLLEVVALFVFHSIKSEELKDQNRKNAELQTQIDRARQAVANHKEVKDKLEQLRAREDAISKLQSARTGPTSVMLELARLLTPGRGPSVDPDRLLQLRKDNPLAVYNPAWDARRLWLTKFVEQQRKVRLEGIARDGEDVSELARRMGLSSFFFDVRLLPARTEKDKDTQMEVVRFELEAQVRY
- a CDS encoding ACT domain-containing protein; this encodes MSKRFRVLTAAGPDRPGLVKGISGAIHRGRANLEDSRMAVLGGEFVMLVLMSGTPAELDEAESAARAVATSLGLDCSFRDTAVPEPTRGVLAYELRVTGLDQPGIVEAVTTVLAASAVNVASLETSVVHQPLTGTPMFVLEARLHVPSTVVLSELRRDLTRVGEDQNLDLVLEADT
- a CDS encoding pilus assembly protein PilP, whose protein sequence is MKRSLIALSLITALVVAACSSKGPSSGAPGAGSAAPAVAAPVGSAAADGGLGPPKIDFQEAEFAENEKSRDPFRSFANMFVQEARGKVKSQREVLLDQYTVDELKLIGIVTGIDPAKAMLVDPTGKGHVVQRGQFVGRAEVVQASTTTARAYEINWRVDRIRDGDVVLIREDPQNPDVPSATKVIPLRPEGSVVNEK
- the pilO gene encoding type 4a pilus biogenesis protein PilO, which translates into the protein MAKESSLARLPLVAKLGIGSGLLVLVAVAYFVVFYGDLASSIKAAQGKERQLREELGEARKNEFAYQKDLAELTERQQRARELEKILPKDTEYPSFLSAIQAVANVSGVSLTAWTPTEESPDKFYARVPMKLELSGKFHQVAKFFYGVGQLDRIINMENISATDPQTKDGSEVVVKVVVLATAFRMLDENAVTKTDKRGGAPAPGGGK